A stretch of the Carassius carassius chromosome 50, fCarCar2.1, whole genome shotgun sequence genome encodes the following:
- the LOC132133757 gene encoding sulfide:quinone oxidoreductase, mitochondrial-like, producing the protein MAGRLHPQLLLSRQYCRVFSVINSCIHTSSGLASKDHYKVLVLGGGSGGITMAARMKRKVGAKNVAIVEPSEVHYYQPIWTLVGAGAKSVASSGRSTASVIPSGVTWVKSKVAEFYPENNTVHTDSGKKISYDYLIVALGLELHYEKIKGLPEGFEHPKIGSNYSVKTVEKTWNALKNFKEGNALFTFPNTPVKCAGAPQKIMYLSDAFLRKTGKRSKANIIYNTSLPVLFGVKKYADALWEIVKKRDLNVNLRHNLIEVRADKQEAVFEYLDKPGETEVYKYEMIHVTPPMGPPAVLKGSSLEDEAGWLDVNKYNLQHKTYANVFGIGDCTNLPTSKTAAAVAAQSAVLDRTVSRILKKQTPDKTYDGYTSCPLVTSYNTVILAEFDYDGQPLETFPIDQSKESRIMYYMKADIMPQLYWHGLLKGVWGGPGPYRTIMHLGMK; encoded by the exons ATGGCAGGACGACTACACCCACAGCTGCTGCTGTCCAGACAGTACTGCAGAGTCTTCTCTGTCATTAACTCATGTATTCACACCAGCTCTGGGTTGGCCTCGAAGGACCACTACAAAGTTCTGGTGCTCGGTGGTGGGAGTGGTGGCATAACAATGGCCGCACGCATGAAGAGAAAGGTCGGAGCGAAAAACGTGGCCATCGTGGAGCCTAGTGAG GTGCATTACTATCAGCCGATATGGACATTAGTTGGCGCAGGGGCCAAAAGTGTTGCATCTTCTGGACGATCAACAGCGAGTGTGATTCCATCAGGGGTGACGTGGGTCAAGTCCAAAGTGGCAGAATTCTATCCTGAGAACAACACTGTCCACACAGACTCTGGGAAAAAG ATTTCCTATGATTATCTGATTGTAGCTCTTGGCCTGGAGCTGCACTATGAAAAG ATCAAGGGCCTGCCCGAAGGGTTTGAACATCCCAAAATCGGTTCAAACTACTCCGTGAAAACAGTGGAAAAGACATGGAATGCCTTGAAGAACTTTAAGGAGGGCAATGCTTTGTTCACCTTCCCAAACACTCCAGTCAAATGTGCAGGAGCTCCTCAGAAAATCATGTACCTCTCTGATGCCTTCCTGAGAAAG acaggaAAAAGGTCCAAAGCCAACATTATTTATAACACCTCCTTACCAGTGCTGTTTGGGGTCAAGAAATACGCCGATGCCTTGTGGGAGATTGTGAAGAAGCGGGACCTTAATGTAAACCTCAGGCACAACCTCATCGAGGTCAGGGCCGACAAACAGGAAGCTGTTTTTGAGTATCTGGACAAACCTGGGGAGACAGAGGTTTACAAG TATGAGATGATCCACGTTACCCCTCCGATGGGACCACCTGCAGTGCTGAAAGGCTCTTCGCTGGAAGACGAGGCCGGCTGGCTGGATGTCAATAAGTACAACCTTCAGCATAAGACTTACGCCAATGTATTTGGTATCGGAGACTGCACCAATCTACCCACATCCAAAACGGCAGCAGCAGTAG CTGCTCAGTCTGCAGTACTCGACCGAACTGTCAGCAGAATCCTAAAGAAACAGACACCAGATAAGACA TATGATGGCTACACCTCCTGTCCACTGGTCACCAGCTACAACACCGTGATCTTGGCAGAATTTGATTATGACGGGCAGCCGCTGGAGACCTTCCCCATTGACCAGAGCAAAGAGAGCAGGATCATGTACTACATGAAAGCTGATATCATGCCTCAATTGTATTGGCATGGACTTCTCAA gGGAGTTTGGGGAGGCCCAGGACCATACCGGACCATCATGCATTTGGGAATGAAATAG